A window of Bufo gargarizans isolate SCDJY-AF-19 chromosome 9, ASM1485885v1, whole genome shotgun sequence contains these coding sequences:
- the CUTA gene encoding protein CutA, translated as MYPVSSSLRLGALLTAGFAAVLYMTPLLRTVGLRAFSMATEAYKPGSISAAYVTCPNETVAKDIARGLVERKLAACVNIIPQVTSIYEWKGKIEEDSEILLMIKTRSSKVPALTEYVRSVHPYEVCEVISVPIEQGNAPYLSWVADNVPE; from the exons ATGTATCCGGTCTCCTCCTCTCTGAGACTCGGGGCTTTGCTTACAGCAGGATTT GCTGCCGTGTTGTATATGACTCCTCTGCTGAGGACTGTAGGACTGCGGGCGTTCTCCATGGCCACCGAGGCGTATAAACCAGGATCCATTTCTGCTGCTTATGTCACCTGTCCTAATGAGACCGTGGCCAAGGATATCGCAAG GGGCTTGGTGGAGcggaagctggcagcctgtgtGAATATCATACCGCAGGTCACCTCTAT ATATGAATGGAAGGGGAAGATTGAAGAGGATAGTGAGATATTGCTG ATGATTAAGACCAGATCTTCGAAGGTTCCCGCTCTGACAGAATATGTCAG GTCAGTTCATCCGTATGAGGTCTGCGAGGTGATCAGCGTCCCCATAGAACAGGGGAACGCTCCTTATCTGTCCTGGGTCGCTGACAACGTGCCGGAGTGA